The Elaeis guineensis isolate ETL-2024a chromosome 14, EG11, whole genome shotgun sequence genome has a segment encoding these proteins:
- the LOC105057551 gene encoding universal stress protein PHOS34, with protein sequence MAAATEAATAAAGKEEAADEKTVMVVAIDESEHSYYALEWTLEHFSPKLRGPSPPFKLVIVHAKPIPSSVLTLGAPGAVDVLPFVEADLRKSAASVVEKAREVCEAKSVSPLVEVVEGDARYVLCEAVEKHHADMLVVGSHGYGAVKRAVLGSVSDYCAHHAQCTVMIVKKPRSKG encoded by the exons ATGGCAGCGGCGACGGAGGCGGCGACGGCTGCTGCGGGGAAGGAGGAGGCGGCGGACGAAAAGACGGTGATGGTGGTGGCGATCGACGAGAGCGAGCACAGCTACTACGCCCTGGAGTGGACCCTTGAGCACTTCTCCCCCAAGCTTCGCGGCCCGAGCCCGCCTTTTAAACTTGTTATCGTCCACGCCAAGCCCATCCCTTCCTCCGTCCTCACCCTCGGGGCGCCGG GGGCTGTGGATGTGCTGCCGTTTGTGGAAGCCGACCTGAGGAAGAGCGCGGCGAGTGTCGTGGAGAAGGCTAGGGAGGTCTGCGAGGCCAAATCG GTGAGCCCACTGGTTGAGGTGGTTGAAGGAGATGCGAGGTATGTTCTCTGTGAGGCAGTAGAAAAGCACCATGCTGATATGTTGGTTGTGGGCAGCCATGGTTACGGAGCAGTAAAAAG GGCAGTTTTGGGTAGTGTGAGTGACTACTGCGCTCATCATGCTCAGTGCACTGTGATGATAGTGAAGAAACCCAGGTCAAAGGGTTGA
- the LOC140853717 gene encoding translationally-controlled tumor protein homolog, which produces MLVYQDLLTGDELLSDSFPYKEIHNGMLWEVEGKWVIQGAVNVDIGANPSAEGGEEDEGVDDQAVKVVDIVDTFRLQEQPAFDKKQFVTFMKRYIKNLTPKLDAEKQELFKKHIEGATKFLLSKLSDLQFFVGESMHDDGCLVFAYYKDGATDPTFLYFAYGLKEVKC; this is translated from the exons ATGCTCGTCTACCAGGATCTTCTCACAG GCGATGAGCTTTTGTCGGACTCATTTCCGTACAAGGAAATACACAATGGTATGCTGTGGGAAGTTGAAGGAAAG TGGGTCATTCAAGGAGCAGTAAATGTCGACATTGGTGCAAACCCTTCCGCCGAAGGTggtgaagaagatgaaggagtTGATGACCAGGCTGTTAAGGTGGTCGATATTGTGGATACTTTTAGGCTTCAG GAGCAACCGGCATTCGATAAGAAACAATTTGTGACCTTCATGaagagatatatcaaaaatttgacTCCTAAATTGGATGCCGAGAAGCAGGAGCTATTTAAGAAACACATTGAGGGAGCTACCAAGTTTTTACTTTCAAAGCTTAGTGACCTGCAATT TTTTGTAGGGGAGAGTATGCACGATGATGGGTGCCTAGTCTTTGCATACTACAAAGATGGTGCAACTGATCCAACATTCTTATATTTTGCCTATGGGCTGAAGGAGGTCAAATGCTGA